From Flavobacterium sp. 102, a single genomic window includes:
- a CDS encoding aldo/keto reductase produces the protein MKEKLILGTVQFGINYGINNSIGMPSENDVNAILACAYNSGIRTLDTAAAYGLAENRIGNFHELNANQKFTVNTKFSKDSSVTWLQSLINSIHSMKLEQIDTIMFHSFESYLNNKPDLKEIYATGVSKYFKRIGVSVYTNEEMEALINDEWVSVVQLPFNLLDNHLKRNAIVEKLREQKKEIHTRSCFLQGLFFLNQDKVPEKLTAVKPFLNKLKQIAVENKIEMGHLALQYALSKSYIDKVLIGVDTVTQLENNIKWAKETIDGAVFNQIDLIEVTDLDLLNPSKW, from the coding sequence ATGAAAGAGAAGTTGATATTGGGAACGGTTCAATTCGGAATCAATTATGGTATTAATAATTCCATAGGCATGCCTTCGGAGAATGATGTCAATGCTATTTTAGCTTGCGCCTATAATTCAGGAATAAGAACACTTGATACTGCAGCAGCTTATGGTTTGGCGGAGAACAGAATTGGTAATTTTCATGAACTAAATGCTAATCAAAAGTTTACGGTTAATACAAAATTCAGTAAAGATTCCTCGGTAACCTGGTTGCAGTCTTTGATCAACAGTATTCATTCGATGAAGCTGGAACAAATAGACACGATTATGTTTCATTCCTTTGAATCCTATCTCAATAATAAGCCTGATTTAAAGGAGATTTATGCCACCGGTGTTTCCAAATATTTTAAAAGAATTGGGGTTTCTGTTTATACCAATGAGGAAATGGAAGCTTTAATTAATGATGAATGGGTAAGCGTTGTACAGCTTCCTTTTAATTTATTAGACAATCATTTGAAAAGAAATGCTATTGTTGAAAAATTGAGAGAACAAAAAAAAGAAATACACACCCGTTCTTGTTTTTTGCAAGGATTATTTTTTTTAAATCAGGATAAAGTCCCCGAAAAGTTAACGGCTGTTAAACCCTTTTTAAATAAGTTAAAGCAAATAGCTGTTGAAAATAAAATCGAAATGGGACATTTGGCTTTGCAATATGCCCTGAGTAAAAGTTATATCGATAAGGTGTTAATTGGAGTTGACACCGTAACGCAACTTGAAAACAATATCAAATGGGCAAAAGAGACAATTGATGGTGCAGTTTTCAATCAAATTGATTTGATAGAGGTGACCGATTTAGACTTGTTAAATCCTTCAAAATGGTAA
- a CDS encoding cytidylyltransferase domain-containing protein has product MNKIIIVTQARIGSSRFPEKVLQTLGDSTLLGVHLERLKKSKLASQIIVATTHENKSDQIVAIANNAGVEAFKGSTEDVLDRFYQSVANHNPDYVVRVTSDCPLIDAILIDEVISMVQEHKLDYGANILIENFPDGQDVEVFTFKALQKAWEEATLSSDREHVTPYIRKNTDFNNGNMFKARNYNAPENFNHVRMTVDEPSDLETVAVLIQKLGIDKDWKSYTNYIIEHQEILENQNIIRNEGYLKSLNKDTNGQ; this is encoded by the coding sequence ATGAACAAAATAATTATAGTAACCCAAGCCAGAATCGGAAGTAGCAGATTTCCCGAAAAAGTTCTTCAAACACTAGGAGATTCAACTTTATTGGGCGTTCATCTGGAAAGGCTGAAAAAGTCAAAATTGGCAAGCCAAATTATAGTGGCTACCACTCATGAAAACAAATCAGACCAAATAGTAGCCATTGCAAACAATGCCGGAGTTGAAGCTTTTAAAGGTTCGACCGAGGATGTTTTGGATAGGTTTTACCAATCAGTGGCGAATCATAATCCGGATTACGTTGTTAGGGTAACTTCTGATTGTCCTTTGATTGATGCCATCCTAATAGACGAGGTCATTAGCATGGTACAAGAACACAAACTTGATTACGGCGCCAATATATTGATTGAGAATTTTCCCGACGGACAAGACGTAGAGGTTTTTACTTTTAAAGCTTTGCAAAAAGCATGGGAAGAAGCCACATTATCATCCGACAGAGAACATGTTACTCCTTATATTCGAAAAAATACAGATTTCAATAATGGCAATATGTTCAAAGCTAGGAATTACAATGCTCCCGAAAATTTTAATCATGTGAGAATGACCGTTGATGAACCGTCAGATTTAGAAACGGTAGCGGTCTTAATTCAAAAATTAGGCATTGACAAAGACTGGAAGTCTTACACCAATTACATTATAGAACATCAAGAAATATTAGAGAATCAAAATATTATCAGAAACGAAGGCTATTTAAAATCACTAAATAAAGATACAAATGGGCAATAG
- a CDS encoding aminotransferase class III-fold pyridoxal phosphate-dependent enzyme, with amino-acid sequence MGNRTGQKLYEKAKSLIPGGTMLLSKRPEMFLPDNWPSYFSKSKGNKVWDLDGNQFTDMSIMGIGTNTLGYGHDEVDEAVMKTVLNGNMSTLNCPEEVYLAEKLIEMNPWADMVRFARSGGEANAIAIRIARAASGKDKVAICGYHGWHDWYLSTNHNSGDGLSGHLLPGLEPAGVPKNLKDSVFPFHYNNIEELETIVATQDIGVIKMEVVRNFGPEDNFLQKVRDLATKKNIVLIFDECTSGFRETFGGIYKKYGVEPDMAMYGKTIGNGYALTAVVGKKSVMEAAQKTFISSTFWTERIGPTAALKTLEVMERIKSWEIITAKGKQMQEGWQKLANDNKLSITVSGIPSLTTYAFNSDNALLFKTFITQEMLKKGFLASTNFYASIAHEDVDFEQYFSELDTVYKKIKEHENGTLDINSLLEGPICHSGFKRLN; translated from the coding sequence ATGGGCAATAGAACGGGACAAAAATTATATGAAAAAGCAAAATCACTAATTCCCGGTGGTACAATGCTATTATCCAAAAGACCGGAAATGTTTTTGCCGGACAATTGGCCGAGTTATTTTTCTAAATCAAAAGGAAATAAAGTGTGGGATTTGGATGGAAACCAATTTACCGATATGTCGATCATGGGAATTGGTACCAATACCTTAGGTTACGGTCATGACGAAGTAGATGAAGCTGTTATGAAAACAGTTCTTAATGGCAATATGAGTACCTTAAATTGTCCTGAGGAAGTTTACTTAGCGGAGAAACTTATTGAAATGAATCCTTGGGCAGATATGGTTCGTTTTGCTCGAAGTGGTGGAGAAGCCAATGCCATTGCCATCAGAATTGCCCGCGCTGCCTCCGGAAAAGATAAAGTAGCCATTTGCGGTTATCACGGTTGGCATGATTGGTATTTGTCTACTAATCACAACAGCGGTGATGGCCTTTCGGGACATTTATTACCTGGTTTAGAACCAGCAGGTGTTCCAAAAAATTTAAAAGATTCTGTTTTTCCTTTTCATTACAATAACATTGAAGAATTGGAAACCATCGTAGCGACTCAAGATATTGGAGTAATCAAAATGGAAGTGGTTAGAAATTTTGGCCCTGAGGATAATTTTTTACAGAAAGTCAGAGATTTAGCTACCAAGAAAAATATCGTCCTTATCTTTGATGAATGTACTTCGGGATTCAGAGAAACCTTTGGCGGTATTTATAAAAAATATGGAGTTGAGCCGGATATGGCTATGTATGGTAAAACGATTGGAAACGGATACGCCTTGACCGCAGTGGTTGGAAAAAAATCAGTAATGGAAGCAGCTCAGAAGACTTTTATCAGCAGTACCTTTTGGACTGAGCGAATTGGTCCGACAGCGGCTTTAAAGACACTTGAAGTTATGGAGCGCATCAAATCTTGGGAGATTATTACTGCCAAAGGCAAACAAATGCAAGAAGGATGGCAAAAGTTAGCTAATGATAATAAGCTGTCCATCACAGTGTCAGGAATTCCATCACTAACTACTTATGCTTTTAATAGTGATAATGCCTTGTTGTTCAAAACCTTTATCACTCAGGAAATGTTGAAAAAAGGATTTTTAGCCAGTACTAATTTTTATGCTTCAATTGCGCATGAAGATGTCGATTTTGAGCAATATTTTTCGGAATTAGATACGGTTTATAAAAAAATAAAAGAACATGAAAATGGTACTTTAGACATTAATTCTTTGTTAGAAGGACCTATTTGTCATTCGGGTTTCAAGAGATTAAATTAG
- a CDS encoding GNAT family N-acetyltransferase: protein MKYKVLHKQVFSVGHFAIVPIRFEDRMAIMKWRNEQIYHLRQNKPLTAEDQENYFNQVVGSLFEQEFPNQILFSFLEHGVCIGYGGLVHLNWIDKNAEISFIMDTSLEKERFHEIWSVYLGLIEQVAFQDLNLHKIYTYAFDLRPHLYEVLESTGFQKEAVLKDHCFFENKFKDVVIHAKYKSKLELRKANSSDVNITFDWASNEVVRKYALTKNKIEFESHKLWFNAKIIDPKVYYYIAMVDEQPVGSIRFDQVDREAVISYLIDPKFHGNGFGKKIVKEGIEHFRMDSQNYAIVGIVENENKASLKIFRDLSFKEEFLNENTIKFKLL, encoded by the coding sequence ATGAAATACAAAGTATTGCATAAGCAAGTGTTTTCCGTTGGCCATTTTGCTATTGTTCCTATTCGTTTTGAGGATAGGATGGCAATCATGAAATGGAGAAATGAACAAATTTATCATTTACGGCAAAATAAACCCTTGACTGCTGAAGATCAAGAGAACTATTTTAACCAAGTGGTTGGTTCTCTTTTTGAACAAGAATTCCCGAATCAAATTTTATTTTCTTTTCTGGAGCATGGCGTTTGCATTGGTTATGGCGGTTTAGTGCATCTTAATTGGATTGATAAAAATGCTGAAATATCCTTTATTATGGATACTTCTCTCGAAAAGGAACGTTTTCATGAGATTTGGTCAGTTTATTTAGGCTTAATAGAACAAGTAGCTTTTCAAGATTTGAATTTGCATAAAATATATACTTATGCTTTTGATTTGAGACCGCATTTGTATGAAGTACTGGAATCTACCGGTTTTCAAAAAGAAGCAGTACTGAAAGACCATTGTTTTTTTGAAAACAAATTTAAAGATGTAGTGATACATGCCAAATATAAAAGCAAACTGGAGCTAAGAAAAGCCAATAGTTCAGATGTAAATATTACTTTTGATTGGGCTTCAAATGAAGTCGTCAGAAAGTATGCGCTCACTAAAAATAAAATAGAATTTGAAAGTCATAAGTTATGGTTTAATGCTAAAATTATTGACCCAAAAGTTTATTATTACATTGCAATGGTTGATGAGCAACCTGTCGGATCTATTCGTTTTGACCAAGTGGATAGGGAAGCGGTTATCAGCTATTTGATTGATCCAAAATTTCATGGAAATGGTTTTGGAAAAAAAATAGTAAAAGAAGGTATAGAACACTTTAGAATGGATTCGCAAAATTATGCTATTGTTGGAATTGTTGAGAATGAAAATAAGGCCTCTTTAAAAATCTTTAGAGATTTAAGTTTTAAGGAGGAGTTTTTAAATGAAAATACCATAAAATTCAAACTACTATGA
- the pseI gene encoding pseudaminic acid synthase: MKIKNFNINKDSQVFIIAELSANHNGSLETALETVRAAKRAGADCIKLQTYTADTITIDSKKEDFLIKGTIWDGKNLYELYQEAYTPWEWHQIIFDEAERNGLICFSSPFDKTAVDLLESLNAPAYKIASFEITDIPLIEYTASKGKPIIMSTGIATTEDIELALDACRRMGNNDIALLKCTSSYPAPIEEANMVMVKDFAERFGVITGLSDHTMGATVPVVATCFGAKIIEKHFILDRSIGGPDASFSMNEQEFTAMVKSVREAEKAMGVVDYQLTDKQAKGKDFSRSLYVVKDLKKGDVITEEHVKSIRPGFGLHPKYYNQIIGKKSNQDLEKGSRMSLDFLDNDATL, from the coding sequence ATGAAGATTAAGAACTTCAATATAAATAAAGATTCACAGGTATTTATAATCGCTGAACTTTCTGCCAATCACAACGGAAGTTTAGAGACTGCCTTAGAAACAGTTCGTGCCGCCAAAAGAGCAGGAGCAGATTGTATAAAATTGCAAACCTACACCGCAGATACGATAACTATTGATTCCAAAAAAGAGGATTTTTTAATCAAAGGAACCATTTGGGATGGTAAGAATTTATATGAATTATACCAAGAAGCTTATACGCCTTGGGAATGGCATCAGATAATATTTGATGAAGCAGAAAGAAATGGATTGATCTGTTTTTCTTCCCCATTTGATAAAACAGCCGTTGATTTGTTAGAATCATTAAATGCGCCGGCCTATAAAATAGCTTCCTTTGAAATTACAGACATACCTCTGATTGAATACACCGCCAGCAAAGGAAAACCCATTATCATGTCGACCGGTATTGCCACTACAGAAGACATCGAATTGGCTTTAGATGCCTGCCGAAGAATGGGTAATAACGATATCGCTTTATTGAAATGTACGTCAAGTTATCCGGCACCGATTGAAGAGGCCAATATGGTCATGGTTAAAGATTTTGCAGAACGTTTTGGCGTGATTACCGGATTGTCCGACCATACCATGGGTGCAACTGTTCCGGTAGTAGCCACTTGTTTTGGTGCCAAAATCATAGAAAAGCATTTTATTTTAGACCGTTCTATCGGAGGACCGGATGCTTCCTTTTCGATGAATGAGCAAGAATTTACAGCCATGGTAAAATCCGTTAGAGAAGCAGAAAAAGCGATGGGTGTTGTCGATTATCAATTAACGGACAAACAAGCCAAAGGCAAAGATTTTTCACGCTCCTTATATGTTGTCAAAGACCTGAAAAAAGGAGATGTAATTACGGAAGAGCATGTCAAAAGTATCAGGCCGGGCTTTGGTTTGCATCCAAAATATTACAATCAAATCATTGGAAAAAAGAGTAATCAAGATTTAGAAAAAGGATCCAGAATGAGTTTGGATTTTTTGGATAACGATGCTACTTTGTAA
- a CDS encoding polysialyltransferase family glycosyltransferase: MKKTNVFLVRTQYHVLMSVNTIFNNYKDCNNIIYYLKGRIINDFDSQEDFMVFKELERNKFGNIDFVNQLKEINPERFFFFQENCSETLFIINKLAKTDIIISLLQDGTKPYHHYRKKRLLYCILRDTLNDYKEMFKRKQVALIGFHNNYKYAFSKEVDEVWLNYPEKYNNRTRKKLLQLPYYSQESIAFSNKLFQFKVDFDVESILYLGQAWKQIYWEREKEIFDYLIKKFPNKKIIYKSHPNSEPGQLDLYNDYENIMMIRNKIPAELYVLTMKNTIILSAASTSMFAYNETCKYYYTYKLYHFGNIFTQVDIGNPTDHIVNIDDLNEIDF, from the coding sequence ATGAAAAAAACGAATGTGTTTTTAGTGAGGACACAATACCATGTGTTAATGTCTGTCAATACTATTTTTAACAATTACAAAGATTGTAATAATATTATTTATTATCTCAAGGGAAGAATAATCAATGATTTTGACAGTCAAGAAGACTTTATGGTTTTCAAAGAACTAGAGAGAAACAAATTTGGAAATATTGACTTTGTTAACCAACTCAAAGAAATTAATCCTGAGCGTTTTTTCTTTTTCCAAGAAAACTGTTCTGAGACGTTGTTTATAATTAATAAACTGGCCAAGACTGATATTATAATTTCATTGTTGCAAGACGGAACCAAACCTTATCATCATTACAGAAAGAAAAGACTCTTATATTGTATACTCAGAGATACGCTCAATGATTATAAAGAAATGTTTAAGCGCAAGCAAGTCGCGCTAATTGGATTTCACAACAACTACAAATATGCTTTTTCTAAAGAAGTAGATGAAGTTTGGTTGAATTATCCGGAGAAATACAATAACAGAACCCGCAAAAAGTTGCTTCAATTGCCCTATTATTCTCAAGAATCAATAGCGTTTTCCAATAAATTGTTCCAGTTTAAAGTTGATTTTGATGTCGAATCTATTTTGTATCTCGGTCAGGCTTGGAAACAAATCTATTGGGAACGAGAAAAAGAAATATTTGATTACTTGATTAAAAAGTTTCCCAATAAAAAAATCATTTATAAATCTCATCCAAATTCAGAACCTGGTCAACTCGATTTGTACAATGACTATGAAAACATTATGATGATCAGGAACAAAATTCCTGCTGAGTTATATGTTTTAACCATGAAAAACACCATTATTTTGAGTGCGGCATCGACCTCTATGTTTGCTTATAATGAAACGTGTAAGTATTATTATACCTATAAGTTGTATCATTTTGGCAATATTTTTACCCAAGTTGATATCGGAAACCCAACAGATCATATTGTTAATATTGATGATTTGAATGAAATTGATTTTTAA
- a CDS encoding lipopolysaccharide biosynthesis protein, whose amino-acid sequence MLKKIYHKFQSNDLIKTGSYYSLSSTINSISKMFVGIVIMKWLNPYELGLWNAVSIFLAYIPFFQLGIQNGLSIELPILMGNNDKDYKKYISSARWYSYFVSTLFIVIGFLITLGSFFFTDNLDLTLGIGTICVIAASTSLTLHLISTFRTSKSFDKLTKIYIIESVLTLLSAYFVYKYHYYGILLFNIIVVVQHTILLFVFSPYKDIKPDFSKDFLQKLFKRGMIIMSFYQLRVLAQSFPKWIILSIGGVLQLGLFSPAMALKGMMNLLPSQINQFLQPQMGFKYGKEGKAALLWPYMRKMILFYPLISIPFSIVVIIFMPYIIETFFPKFAASVFSIQIMSVAFIFSSYATTHNILYTLKAYKEAYVFLFFELLGYAVFPILCYLVFDVDLLSTISIGILINYIFLYFFNYFLLKKVLFLEKYNTKITTK is encoded by the coding sequence ATGTTAAAAAAAATTTACCATAAGTTTCAATCTAACGATTTAATTAAGACCGGTTCTTATTATAGTTTGTCGAGTACTATAAACAGCATTTCCAAAATGTTTGTCGGAATTGTTATTATGAAATGGTTGAATCCGTATGAGCTTGGTTTGTGGAACGCGGTGTCGATTTTTTTAGCCTATATTCCTTTTTTTCAACTCGGAATTCAAAATGGTTTGTCCATTGAATTACCCATATTGATGGGGAATAACGATAAAGATTATAAGAAGTACATATCTTCAGCACGATGGTATTCTTATTTTGTTTCGACTTTGTTTATCGTCATTGGATTTCTCATCACACTTGGTTCTTTCTTTTTTACAGATAACTTAGACCTTACACTCGGCATCGGTACAATCTGTGTTATTGCGGCAAGCACTTCGTTAACATTACATTTGATTTCCACCTTTAGAACCTCAAAATCATTTGATAAACTAACCAAAATATATATTATTGAAAGTGTGTTAACGCTACTTTCAGCCTATTTTGTTTACAAATATCACTACTATGGAATACTGTTATTTAATATCATTGTAGTAGTTCAGCATACGATTTTACTATTTGTTTTCTCGCCATACAAGGACATAAAACCTGATTTTTCCAAAGATTTTTTGCAAAAATTGTTTAAGCGAGGTATGATCATCATGTCGTTTTACCAATTAAGAGTGTTGGCTCAAAGTTTTCCTAAATGGATTATACTGAGTATTGGTGGTGTACTCCAACTGGGATTGTTTTCACCTGCGATGGCATTAAAGGGAATGATGAATTTATTACCAAGTCAAATTAATCAATTCTTGCAACCACAAATGGGTTTTAAATACGGCAAGGAAGGAAAAGCGGCATTGCTCTGGCCTTATATGAGGAAAATGATTTTATTTTATCCTCTGATTTCTATACCGTTTTCAATAGTTGTTATTATTTTTATGCCTTACATAATTGAAACGTTTTTCCCGAAATTTGCCGCTTCTGTTTTTTCGATTCAAATTATGTCGGTTGCATTTATTTTTTCAAGTTATGCCACGACACACAACATTCTGTATACTTTAAAGGCTTACAAAGAGGCTTACGTTTTTCTTTTTTTCGAATTATTGGGTTATGCCGTTTTCCCAATTCTGTGTTACCTGGTATTTGATGTGGATTTATTGAGTACTATATCAATAGGAATTCTAATAAATTACATATTTTTATATTTCTTTAATTATTTTTTGTTGAAGAAAGTGCTTTTTTTAGAAAAGTATAATACCAAAATTACCACTAAATAA
- a CDS encoding EpsG family protein, whose amino-acid sequence MRSSIVPKLLFVFVWPLPTIISVFKDLKSRYLLLFFMFFAAFVGINMFNAPTSDMYRYVTRSVYYKNTSLVEIFLEKDFFYPLLSKIINSISSDFYFITVCFTTIYYFLFYKCIKVISDNLDPNYRAYIPWFYVLALYTVLPFTVVTAFRYNSAVIFFTWCLLEYTLNGKKKFLYIILLTPFIHFSFLFYTILPFVYLAIKNMKRRTNIAILLFGLSFVYSNSNLSSVVDTFSKQYLRESISNQVDAYASEEGIESNDQRYAKAVKEGSARRAINRGIITYSRQILMFSLLFFILKRKKFLAQNKFYEDMLIMALLSYSLTNFASSVLHGSRFFSVSNFYFYFVLFFMIASTKVSFEQNKAFFLKNKTFFHFISLLIVLNFINFAYMAKTIFNFPNLIFGNWLSSYFLISG is encoded by the coding sequence ATGAGAAGCAGTATTGTACCCAAGTTACTTTTTGTTTTTGTTTGGCCGCTCCCAACAATTATTAGTGTCTTTAAAGATTTAAAATCGAGATATTTACTTTTATTTTTCATGTTTTTTGCAGCGTTTGTTGGGATTAACATGTTTAATGCACCTACTTCTGACATGTATAGGTATGTGACTCGTTCGGTGTATTATAAAAACACATCTTTGGTAGAAATTTTTTTGGAAAAAGATTTTTTTTATCCGCTTCTTTCCAAAATAATTAATTCCATCTCAAGCGATTTTTATTTTATTACCGTCTGTTTTACAACAATTTATTATTTTTTATTTTATAAGTGTATTAAAGTAATCTCTGATAATTTAGATCCAAATTACAGAGCATATATTCCTTGGTTTTATGTCTTAGCATTGTATACTGTTCTTCCTTTTACAGTTGTTACAGCATTTAGATACAATTCGGCTGTAATTTTTTTTACGTGGTGTTTGTTGGAATATACTTTAAACGGTAAGAAGAAATTTTTGTATATCATTTTATTAACGCCTTTTATTCACTTTTCATTTCTGTTTTACACCATTTTGCCTTTCGTTTATTTGGCGATCAAGAATATGAAAAGAAGAACCAATATTGCAATCTTATTATTTGGATTGTCTTTTGTGTATTCTAACTCTAATCTTTCTAGTGTGGTTGATACTTTTTCCAAGCAGTATCTTAGAGAGAGTATCTCCAATCAAGTGGATGCCTATGCTTCCGAAGAAGGCATTGAAAGCAACGACCAGCGATATGCAAAAGCGGTAAAAGAAGGTTCTGCCCGAAGAGCTATAAATAGAGGAATAATTACTTATTCTAGACAAATTTTAATGTTTAGTTTGTTGTTTTTTATTCTTAAAAGGAAAAAATTTTTAGCACAGAATAAGTTTTATGAAGATATGTTGATAATGGCTTTGTTGTCATATTCATTGACTAATTTTGCTTCTTCAGTCCTGCATGGAAGTCGTTTTTTCTCTGTCAGCAATTTTTATTTTTATTTTGTATTATTTTTTATGATTGCTTCTACCAAAGTTTCTTTTGAGCAAAACAAAGCTTTCTTCTTGAAAAATAAAACATTCTTTCATTTCATAAGCCTGCTCATCGTATTAAACTTTATAAATTTTGCCTATATGGCGAAGACCATTTTTAATTTCCCGAATCTTATTTTTGGAAATTGGCTGTCTTCTTATTTTTTAATTAGCGGATAA
- a CDS encoding CapA family protein translates to MSYDILVCGDFYVGPHAGGRLDAVVANKEYALLFGELYEDLKASNLSIVNLEGPVVSSGNPSPKTGPVISMKPLVMEALLDANINLVTLANNHIMDFGIEGFKETLTRLDESNLNFVGAGLSKTAKRKPFITEIKSKKIAIINVCEHEWISDINSESGANGVDVIENFYQIKALRSTTDFIIVIYHGGNEYHPLPTPDMKKIFRFFVDAGASAVIGHHTHTFSGYEKYHDCPIFYSLGNFIFDSNKKSKGENWNTGVAIGLNVINDQLDFQIIPFLQNDKEIGIKKLKAQALQDFEVKLKKYSEIINDDQKLQEEYNRFAGKMGLQYLAFINPYEGKLSSLFKKGILPSVYSKKKILLLLNLIRCESHKYLLEHILKEKIKKH, encoded by the coding sequence ATGAGTTATGATATTTTAGTTTGCGGAGATTTTTATGTTGGGCCACATGCCGGAGGAAGACTTGATGCTGTTGTAGCCAATAAAGAGTATGCTTTATTGTTTGGTGAATTGTATGAAGATTTGAAAGCATCAAATTTATCCATAGTGAATCTCGAAGGACCGGTAGTTAGCTCCGGAAATCCATCTCCTAAAACAGGTCCTGTGATTTCTATGAAGCCTTTAGTAATGGAAGCTTTACTTGATGCAAATATAAATTTAGTGACTTTAGCCAATAATCATATAATGGATTTTGGTATCGAAGGATTCAAGGAAACTTTGACAAGATTGGATGAGTCTAATTTAAATTTTGTCGGTGCCGGGCTTTCTAAAACTGCCAAAAGAAAACCATTTATAACAGAGATTAAGTCAAAAAAAATTGCCATAATCAACGTTTGTGAGCATGAGTGGATTTCTGATATCAATAGTGAATCGGGTGCCAACGGAGTTGATGTAATTGAGAATTTTTATCAAATTAAAGCCTTGCGTTCCACCACAGATTTTATCATTGTGATCTACCATGGCGGCAATGAATACCATCCGCTTCCCACACCTGATATGAAGAAAATATTCCGTTTTTTTGTAGACGCCGGTGCTTCAGCGGTGATTGGGCATCATACCCATACCTTTAGCGGTTATGAGAAGTATCATGATTGTCCAATTTTTTACAGTCTTGGCAACTTTATCTTTGATAGCAATAAAAAATCGAAAGGCGAAAATTGGAATACCGGTGTTGCCATCGGATTAAATGTTATCAATGACCAATTAGATTTCCAAATCATTCCGTTTTTACAAAATGATAAAGAAATAGGCATAAAAAAATTAAAAGCCCAAGCATTGCAAGATTTTGAAGTTAAGCTAAAAAAATATAGCGAAATTATCAATGATGATCAAAAGTTACAAGAAGAATATAATAGATTTGCCGGAAAAATGGGGTTGCAGTATTTGGCATTTATAAATCCATACGAAGGCAAGTTGAGTTCTTTATTTAAAAAAGGCATACTTCCCTCAGTGTACAGTAAAAAGAAAATATTATTATTACTCAATTTAATAAGATGTGAATCTCATAAGTATTTGCTGGAGCATATATTAAAAGAGAAGATTAAAAAACACTAA